AGTGGCCGAGGCAATTGACTTCCTGGAGTACTACGCCCGCTCGGCCATGAAATACGCGGGCTTCGGCAGCGGCGAAACCACCTGGTTCGAGGGCGAGGAAAATGGCCTGATGAGCATTCCGCTGGGCGTGGGCGTGAGCATCAGCCCCTGGAACTTTCCCTGCGCCATCTTCATCGGCATGGCCGTGGCGCCGGTGGTGGTGGGCAACTGCGTGATCGTGAAGCCTGCCGAGGACGCGGGACTGATCGCCGGCTTCATGATGGACATCATGCTGGAAGCGGGCCTGCCCGCCGGCGTGATTCAGTTCCTGCCCGGCGTGGGCAAGGAAGTGGGCGAGTACCTCACCACGCACGCCAAAACCCGCTTCATCACCTTCACCGGCAGCCGCGCGGTGGGCCTGCATATCAACGAGGTGGCGGCCAAAGTGCAGCCGGGGCAGAAGTGGATCAAGCGCGTGGTGATGGAACTCGGCGGCAAGGACGGCCTAATCGTGGACGAAACCGCCGACCTGGACAATGCGATTACGGCGGCCACCCAGGGCGCCTTCGGCTTCAACGGCCAGAAGTGCAGCGCCATGAGCCGTCTGATCGTGGTGGACGAGGTGTATGACGCGGTGGTGAACGGCTTCGTGGAGCGGGCCAGGGCGCTGAAGGTCGGCACCGGCGAGGAAAACGCCCCGGTGACTGCTGTGGTGAACCAGATGAGCTTCGACAAAATCAAGTCTTACCTGGAACTGGCCCCGCAGGAAGGCAAAGTGCTGCTGGGCGGCGAGGCTCCCGGCGAGTGCGGCGGCAAGCAGGGTTA
This region of Deinococcus sp. Marseille-Q6407 genomic DNA includes:
- the pruA gene encoding L-glutamate gamma-semialdehyde dehydrogenase; this translates as MIKVQDYRPQPFTDFTKKENVKAYQAALAKVRGELVGKHYPLVIDGKKVDTAEQIQSVNPCDTSEVVGTTAKATIQDAENALQGAWKAFESWKKWDMDARARILLKAAAILKRRRLEACALMSIEVGKNYAEADVEVAEAIDFLEYYARSAMKYAGFGSGETTWFEGEENGLMSIPLGVGVSISPWNFPCAIFIGMAVAPVVVGNCVIVKPAEDAGLIAGFMMDIMLEAGLPAGVIQFLPGVGKEVGEYLTTHAKTRFITFTGSRAVGLHINEVAAKVQPGQKWIKRVVMELGGKDGLIVDETADLDNAITAATQGAFGFNGQKCSAMSRLIVVDEVYDAVVNGFVERARALKVGTGEENAPVTAVVNQMSFDKIKSYLELAPQEGKVLLGGEAPGECGGKQGYYIQPTIVGDVQRDARMAQEEIFGPVIAVLRAKDWQDALDIANSTEYGLTGGVCSSSRERLEQARAEFEVGNLYFNRKITGAIVGVQPFGGYNMSGTDSKAGGPDYLSNFMQLKTVTERW